Proteins from one Drosophila gunungcola strain Sukarami chromosome 3R, Dgunungcola_SK_2, whole genome shotgun sequence genomic window:
- the LOC128251623 gene encoding WD repeat-containing protein 91 encodes MSQVAFLDNLLREYLVFRGFSGTLKALDLEQRTEKDQHFRAERILEQFNNAVQTSDLQALRSLWFHLDNNIFSKLEHTYAVAVKKLENSLLKYYLVTAYSSNRAEKVSEFFTKMAGELQQQSEWKDWFYFPFCRNAEESPTFALFFTKQWQDTLLLSLRNFLTTVYQCLPQPTFVRAEQEAVHMQRLSEDNAGLRTRLLSLQQELHQLTQQQPGTSAAGSSLSGGDGAARRRSVYRQQQSLSDILPFDISPPGHIVDDFCIIASEANSVSQASDAQARGLKLLIRNIGSGSSPVMGRKDQAASSLGDKSTKRRSGSVGRSWI; translated from the exons atgtcTCAAGTCGCTTTCTTGGACAACCTCCTGAGGGAGTACCTGGTTTTCCGTGGATTCTCTGGAACCCTAAAGGCCCTCGACTTGGAGCAGCGCACGGAAAAGGATCAGCACTTTCGGGCAGAGAGGATTCTGGAGCAATTCAATAATGCCGTGCAAACTTCCGACCTTCAGGCTCTCAGGAGTCTGTGGTTCCACCTGGACAACAACATATTCTCCAAGCTGGAGCACACCTACGCCGTGG CGGTCAAGAAACTGGAAAACAGCCTCCTAAAATACTACCTGGTGACTGCCTACAGCAGCAATCGTGCCGAGAAGGTGTCCGAGTTCTTCACCAAGATGGCAGgcgagctgcagcagcagagcGAATGGAAGGATTGGTTCT ATTTCCCCTTCTGCAGGAACGCCGAGGAGTCGCCCACCTTCGCGCTGTTCTTCACCAAGCAGTGGCAGGACACGCTGCTCCTGTCGCTGCGCAACTTCCTGACCACCGTCTACCAGTGCCTGCCGCAGCCCACATTTGTGCGGGCGGAGCAGGAGGCGGTCCACATGCAGCGCCTCAGCGAGGACAACGCCGGGCTGCGCACTCGCCTGCTCAGCCTGCAGCAAGAGCTGCACCAGTTGACCCAGCAGCAGCCGGGAACTTCTGCTGCCGGCAGTTCCCTTAGCGGAGGAGATGGTGCCGCCCGGCGACGCAGCGTCTACCGCCAGCAGCAGAGCCTCAGTGACATCTTGCCCTTCGACATCAGTCCGCCCGGCCACATCGTGGACGACTTCTGCATCATTGCCTCCGAGGCGAACAGCGTGAGCCAGGCCAGCGACGCCCAGGCGCGTGGCCTCAAGCTGCTTATCCGTAACATCGGATCCGGCAGTTCGCCTGTGATGGGACGCAAGGATCAGGCTGCCAGTTCCCTGGGCGACAAGTCCACCAAACGCAGGTCTGGCAGTGTGGGACGTAGttggatttaa
- the LOC128251627 gene encoding UPF0488 protein CG14286: protein MHKRRTPKSINKPPPIQGPVKKPTPVAEPSVEEDVVAQLEVELCWCVEQLQNALDSGKLSQKAAEDTAKNLKILKSPKAPLIRKRQVMKLSMGDYRSKMQQEEQKMALAAKQVKFTPTAETTKKSSFVKKSALLTSGKDFRFDFSLPADETSTEESQPAPKLQPTFQESSGSPFKFNFSIEEDSANDINFNGLTLNN from the coding sequence ATGCACAAACGACGTACTCCCAAGTCCATAAATAAGCCACCACCAATTCAGGGACCAGTTAAGAAACCCACGCCGGTGGCGGAACCATCAGTCGAGGAGGACGTGGTGGCCCAACTGGAGGTGGAGCTCTGCTGGTGCGTGGAGCAGTTGCAGAATGCCCTCGACAGCGGCAAACTGAGCCAGAAGGCGGCCGAGGATACCGCCAAAAACCTGAAGATCCTAAAAAGCCCAAAAGCCCCATTGATAAGGAAGCGCCAGGTGATGAAGCTCTCCATGGGCGATTACCGGTCGAAGATGCAACAGGAGGAGCAGAAAATGGCTCTGGCCGCCAAGCAAGTCAAATTTACTCCCACCGCTGAGACAACCAAAAAGTCCAGCTTTGTGAAAAAATCTGCCCTTCTAACATCTGGAAAGGACTTCCGCTTCGACTTTTCCTTGCCCGCCGACGAAACGAGTACAGAGGAGTCCCAGCCAGCTCCCAAATTGCAGCCCACTTTCCAGGAGAGTTCCGGGAGCCCGTTCAAGTTCAACTTTTCCATCGAAGAGGATTCCGCCAACGATATTAACTTCAATGGTCTAACGTTAAATAATTAG
- the LOC128251624 gene encoding F-box/WD repeat-containing protein lin-23, with amino-acid sequence MRCAQFAPNCQMAHNARIEHTSSEGHEGDATCVAYFDGQLFSGGADGKIRIWSPELQLLATVNAHEAYIYCMTINKHGKVYSSSCDGQVHFMLPPYDEESVQELFRCDDAIQAMYCDGSVLYTGDDKGVVTTWSNDRMLFKYNLVEEVKSLAGEQKLIYTVRDLDVVVSQVAEGKSGKYSNKAVIAGKSPLRLLGPLVDGKRSYLAFPDRSGMGLQLVNNLPQQQYAQLWHIPDCHEWIVNAICGDDTYLYSGGYDKKVKAWTDLGSVQPRALGEVDVGSWVNSMCCGDNNIVYIASSDGLIRSAKFV; translated from the exons ATGAGATGTGCTCAGTTCGCTCCGAATTGCCAAATGGCACACAACGCCCGCATCGAACACACTTCCTCCGAGGGACACGAAGGGGATGCCACCTGCGTAGCGTATTTCGATGGGCAGCTGTTCTCCGGAGGCGCTGACGGCAAAATCAGA ATCTGGTCACCGGAGCTGCAACTCTTGGCCACTGTGAACGCTCACGAGGCTTACATATACTGCATGACCATCAACAAGCACGGCAAAGTATATTCGAGCAGTTGCGATGGCCAGGTGCACTTTATGCTGCCTCCTTATGACGAGGAATCGGTGCAGGAGCTGTTCCGCTGCGACGACGCCATCCAGGCGATGTACTGCGACGGATCCGTGCTTTACACGGGCGATGACAAGGGCGTGGTGACCACCTGGAGCAACGACCGCATGCTCTTCAAATACAACCTGGTGGAGGAGGTCAAGTCGCTAGCCGGCGAACAGAAACTTATTTACACAGTTCGCGACTTGGACGTGGTGGTTTCCCAGGTGGCTGAGGGCAAGTCCGGCAAGTACAGCAACAAGGCGGTGATCGCAGGCAAGTCGCCACTTCGTCTTCTCGGCCCACTGGTGGATGGGAAGCGCAGCTACCTCGCCTTTCCCGATCGATCTGGGATGGGTCTGCAGCTGGTCAACAATCTTCCGCAGCAACAGTATGCCCAACTTTGGCACATACCG GACTGTCACGAGTGGATCGTTAACGCCATCTGCGGGGATGACACCTATTTGTACTCCGGCGGATATGACAAGAAGGTGAAGGCATGGACCGATCTGGGATCCGTACAGCCAAGAGCCCTGGGCGAGGTGGACGTGGGCAGCTGGGTGAACAGCATGTGCTGTGGCGACAATAACATTGTGTATATAGCAAGCAGCGATGGATTGATACGCAGTGCAAAGTTTGTATAG
- the LOC128251621 gene encoding glutamyl-tRNA(Gln) amidotransferase subunit A, mitochondrial: protein MRRHLQWSIKQLTASYADGQLSPRRVTEQALEDALRWKTLNAFVRLIPEQAIQQAQDSEERYQQGKPSGSLDGVTIAIKDNFCTKDVHTTCASRMLQDFVPPYDATVCSRLKQAGAVILGKTNMDQFAMGAGTVDSLYGPTKNIWSEDLDQDNWRIAGGSSGGSASAVAAGLCYAAIGSDTGGSTRNPASYCGVVGLKPTYGLISRHGLIPLVNSMDVPGIFTRSVSDCVAVLNAVAGPDRLDSTTIRQPFRRLKLPEIGQIDLSTVRIGIPKEYHCQGLSAEVLETWSKVADLLECSGASVRQVSLPNTAASIFVYSILNQCEVASNMARYDGIEYGHRAADERSTEQLYALSRAEGFNEVVKTRILTGNFLLLRKNYDHYFEKALRVRRLIAEDFVKVFEASAKEERVDILLTPTTLTEAPLYKEFASLTNRDQCAVQDFCTQPANMAGVPAVSIPIRLSQAGLPLSLQLMSNSLNEQLLLTVARWIEAQVGFDSLEHRQEYQASF from the exons ATGCGGCGTCACTTACAGTGGAGCATTAAGCAG TTAACGGCCAGTTATGCGGATGGCCAATTGTCTCCACGTCGGGTTACGGAGCAGGCCCTGGAAGATGCCCTTCGTTGGAAGACCCTGAATGCCTTTGTACGCCTCATACCGGAACAGGCCATCCAGCAGGCCCAGGACTCAGAGGAGCGCTATCAGCAAGGAAAGCCAAGTGGCTCCCTAGACGGAGTTACCATTGCCATCAAGGATAACTTTTGCACGAAGGATGTCCACACCACCTGTGCTTCGCG GATGCTGCAGGATTTTGTGCCGCCCTATGATGCCACTGTGTGCTCCAGGCTCAAACAAGCTGGAGCTGTAATTCTGGGAAAGACCAACATGGATCAGTTTGCCATGGGCGCCGGCACAGTGGACTCCCTGTACGGACCGACCAAGAACATCTGGAGCGAGGACCTCGACCAGGACAACTGGCGCATAGCGGGCGGCAGCTCTGGAGGTTCTGCATCTGCCGTGGCCGCTGGTCTGTGTTATGC TGCAATTGGCTCGGACACGGGTGGCTCTACGCGGAATCCCGCTTCCTACTGCGGCGTGGTGGGTTTAAAACCTACCTACGGACTGATCTCCCGCCACGGCCTCATCCCGCTGGTCAACTCAATGGATGTGCCTGGCATTTTTACCCGCTCCGTCAGTGACTGCGTTGCGGTACTTAATGCAGTCGCTGGACCCGATCGATTGGACTCCACAACCATCAGACAGCCGTTCAGAAGGCTAAaactgccagagatcgggcaAATCGACTTGAGCACTGTGCGCATAGGGATACCAAAGGAATACCATTGCCAGGGACTCTCCGCCGAGGTGCTGGAAACGTGGTCCAAGGTAGCCGATCTTCTGGAGTGCAGCGGAGCCTCCGTGCGGCAGGTTTCTTTGCCAAATACGGCGGCAAGTATATTCGTGTACTCCATCCTCAATCAGTGTGAGGTGGCCAGCAACATGGCCCGGTACGATGGCATAGAGTACGGCCATCGGGCCGCCGACGAGCGCAGTACGGAACAGTTGTACGCCCTTTCCCGAGCCGAGGGATTTAACGAGGTGGTGAAGACACGCATTCTCACCGGAAACTTTCTGTTACTAAGGAAAAACTACGACCACTACTTTGAGAAGGCGTTGCGGGTGCGCCGCCTAATCGCAGAGGACTTTGTTAAAGTGTTTGAGGCATCTGCTAAAGAGGAACGCGTGGACATCCTCCTGACACCGACTACGCTCACAGAGGCTCCACTGTACAAGGAATTCGCCTCGCTGACTAACAGGGACCAGTGCGCGGTGCAGGATTTCTGCACTCAGCCAGCCAACATGGCTGGTGTTCCCGCTGTGTCCATACCCATTCGATTGTCTCAGGCTGGACTGCCATTGAGCCTTCAACTGATGAGCAACAGCCTCAACGAGCAGTTACTGCTCACCGTGGCGCGCTGGATCGAGGCCCAGGTGGGATTTGACAGCCTGGAGCACAGACAAGAGTACCAGGCCAGTTTCTAA
- the LOC128251628 gene encoding NADH dehydrogenase [ubiquinone] 1 beta subcomplex subunit 11, mitochondrial, producing MSALIRLTSRAVALQRSLVANQAAVVRAIKTSPKKDETIAAPASLSTEDFANPSPKNWQSYGFDYKDQLEDRKATKSTFFVTVTLCLVWGTFYWAYLPDTQFRDWAQREGFLELRRREQAGVDLVSPNYVDPANITLPSEEDLENTEIII from the coding sequence ATGTCTGCGCTCATCCGTCTGACCAGCCGCGCCGTGGCGCTGCAGCGTTCCCTGGTTGCCAACCAGGCGGCCGTGGTGCGTGCCATCAAGACGTCCCCGAAAAAGGATGAGACCATAGCGGCCCCCGCCTCGCTCTCAACGGAGGACTTCGCCAATCCCAGTCCCAAGAACTGGCAGAGCTATGGGTTCGACTACAAGGACCAGTTGGAGGACCGCAAGGCCACCAAGTCGACGTTCTTCGTCACGGTGACGCTGTGCCTGGTGTGGGGCACCTTCTACTGGGCCTACCTGCCCGACACCCAGTTCCGCGACTGGGCCCAACGCGAGGGCTTCCTGGAGCTGCGCCGCCGCGAGCAGGCCGGCGTGGATCTGGTCAGCCCCAACTACGTGGACCCCGCCAACATTACGCTGCCCTCGGAAGAGGATCTGGAGAACACGGAGATCATCATCTAA
- the LOC128251625 gene encoding uncharacterized protein LOC128251625 produces the protein MAKLDERIGFIGGGNMAFAIGSGLVRCGIVKASQVLVSGPHIENLQRWRDLGAVTSDDNCEVLEHTDIVFICVKPHMLSPCAAQLKYKHVPSAKDASKLIVSVLAGTNLQTLQEEFSFMGSADVKIIRTMPNTSMQVGEGCTVYTGNARVSHHDLEKIHLMLNALGLAQQVPETMIDAVTGVAGCGPAFVYTIIEALADGGVKQGVPRQMAIQFAAQTLLGAAKTVLLTGKHPAVLRDEVCSPGGSTIVGVHELEKGNLRATLINAVEKSSQRSAELGKK, from the exons ATGGCCAAGCTGGACGAACGGATCGGCTTCATCGGGGGCGGAAACATGGCCTTTGCCATTGGATCCGGATTGGTGCGCTGCGGGATCGTGAAGGCCAGCCAGGTGCTAGTCTCCGGTCCTCACATCGAGAACCTGCAGCGCTGGCGGGACTTGGGAGCCGTCACCAGTGATGACAACTGCGAGGTCCTGGAGCACACGGACATCGTCTTCATCTGCGTCAAGCCGCACATGCTCTCGCCCTGTGCCGCCCAGCTCAAGTACAAGCACGTGCCGTCGGCCAAGGACGCCAGCAAGCTAATTGTGTCCGTGCTGGCCGGGACCAATCTCCAAACGCTGCAGGAGGAGTTCAGCTTCATGGGCAGCGCCGATGTGAAGATAATCCGCACCATGCCCAACACCTCCATGCAGGTGGGCGAGGGCTGCACCGTGTACACCGGCAACGCTCGCGTCTCCCACCACGACCTGGAGAAGATTCATCTGATGCTCAACGCCCTGGGTCTGGCCCAGCAGGTACCAGAAACCATGATCGACGCCGTCACCGGTGTGGCGGGATGCGGTCCGGCCTTTGTCTACACCATCATCGAGGCACTCGCCGATGGCGGAGTCAAGCAGGGTGTGCCGCGCCAGATGGCCATTCAGTTTGCCGCCCAAACGCTGCTGGGAGCGGCTAAGACGGTTCTCCTCACCGGCAAGCATCCGGCGGTGCTGCGGGACGAGGTCTGCTCGCCCGGCGGCTCCACCATCGTGGGTGTCcacgagctggaaaagggaaaccTTAG GGCTACTTTGATTAACGCAGTGGAGAAGTCCTCGCAGCGCTCTGCGGAACTGGGAAAGAAGTAA
- the LOC128251622 gene encoding pre-mRNA-splicing factor 18 — translation MDILKAEIARKRKLLEQKQLVDDKKKYFRRGDLNAKDTEEVLQKVGYKKQESVEAQGQTTEGAYSFVADGQNILPRTEVIRRLRERGEPILIFGETEPEAFDRLRQCEISQPEANRGFRNDFQEAMEQVDAAYLQEMFANAPNPKEDKKSDFAELDESVSWESIQTMAQKMGRNKDYDMDVIITLLTFLLKLWNDQIANYSKHEKMSTKVKMTRVIYTQTKEYVKPLFRKLKHHTLPEDILDSLRDICKHLLNRNYITASDAYLEMAIGNAPWPIGVTMVGIHARTGREKIFSKNVAHVMNDETQRKYIQGLKRLMTKCQEYFPTDPSKCVEYVSKKDRE, via the coding sequence ATGGATATCCTAAAAGCAGAAATTGCCCGCAAGCGCAAGTTGCTGGAGCAGAAGCAGCTGGTGGATGACAAGAAAAAGTACTTCAGGCGCGGCGACCTGAACGCCAAAGATACGGAGGAGGTGCTGCAAAAGGTGGGCTACAAGAAGCAAGAGTCCGTGGAGGCCCAAGGACAGACCACCGAAGGAGCCTACAGTTTCGTGGCCGATGGCCAGAATATACTGCCGCGTACAGAGGTCATCCGGAGGTTGAGAGAGCGCGGCGAGCCCATTCTGATATTCGGCGAAACGGAGCCCGAGGCCTTCGACAGACTGCGTCAGTGCGAGATCTCGCAGCCGGAGGCGAATCGCGGATTCCGCAACGACTTCCAGGAGGCCATGGAGCAGGTGGACGCCGCCTATCTGCAAGAGATGTTCGCCAACGCACCCAATCCCAAGGAGGACAAGAAGTCGGACTTCGCCGAGCTGGACGAATCTGTGTCGTGGGAGAGCATACAGACAATGGCTCAGAAGATGGGCAGAAACAAGGACTACGACATGGACGTAATCATCACGCTGCTCACTTTCCTGCTAAAGCTCTGGAACGACCAGATCGCCAACTACAGCAAGCATGAGAAGATGTCCACCAAAGTAAAGATGACCCGCGTCATCTACACGCAGACCAAAGAGTACGTAAAGCCGCTGTTCCGCAAATTAAAGCACCACACCCTGCCCGAGGACATCCTCGACAGTCTGAGGGACATCTGTAAGCACCTGCTCAACCGCAACTACATCACCGCCAGCGATGCCTACTTGGAGATGGCCATCGGCAACGCCCCGTGGCCCATCGGCGTGACCATGGTGGGAATCCACGCTCGTACGGGTCGCGAGAAGATCTTCTCCAAGAACGTGGCCCACGTGATGAACGACGAGACGCAGCGCAAGTACATTCAGGGGCTTAAGCGACTGATGACCAAGTGCCAGGAGTACTTCCCAACCGATCCCTCGAAGTGCGTGGAGTACGTAAGCAAAAAGGATCGCGAGTAA
- the LOC128251626 gene encoding coiled-coil domain-containing protein 124 translates to MPKKMGMNSKAVEARERKEATKKATQDKKIKEAEDRLWHDDDKNLAKKQQRKDEEERKKVEAAKRKAESKALLDQEMSSINTQRKQPLAKINRQQILEEIEKKQRVIEAINEANKPAATRVVVQNHVEENLNRSMADTDVASNIDEAIVVLSVKDSEDDKHPEKRMRAAYKTFEANNLPRIKAENPSLRMSQWKQLLMKEWNKSPDNPFNQAR, encoded by the exons ATGCCAAAGAAAATGGGAATGAACTCGAAGGCGGTGGAGGCCCGCGAACGCAAGGAGGCCACCAAGAAGGCCACGCAGGACAAGAAGATCAAGGAGGCGGAGGACCGCCTGTGGCACGATGACGACAAGAATCTGGCCAAGAAGCAGCAGCGcaaggacgaggaggagcgcAAGAAGGTGGAGGCGGCCAAGCGAAAGGCTGAGTCCAAGGCGCTTCTGGACCAGGAAATGAGTTCGATCAACACGCAGCGCAAGCAGCCGCTGGCGAAGATCAACCGCCAGCAGATTCTTGAGGAGATCGAGAAGAAGCAGCGCGTGATCGAGGCGATCAACGAGGCCAACAAACCGGCGGCCACGCGAGTGGTGGTCCAGAACCACGTCGAGGAGAACTTGAACCGATCCATGGCCGATACGGATGTGGCCTCCAACATTGACGAGGCTATCGTGGTGCTAAG TGTAAAAGACAGCGAGGACGACAAGCATCCCGAGAAGCGAATGCGAGCCGCCTACAAGACCTTTGAAGCCAATAACCTGCCCCGCATCAAGGCCGAGAATCCCTCGCTCCGCATGTCACAGTGGAAGCAGCTGCTGATGAAGGAGTGGAACAAGTCCCCGGACAACCCGTTTAACCAGGCTCGCTAA